Sequence from the Solea senegalensis isolate Sse05_10M linkage group LG1, IFAPA_SoseM_1, whole genome shotgun sequence genome:
CTTAATCTTAATTGAGTTAATTTCTTTCTtgtcacagcaggaaaagcacaattTATTATATTCTGATATGAACCAGATTAAAACAGAATTCTGAGTAAGACAGTGCCCGGTAAATAGGTCAACAATGATTTAGTAAAATCCATTAATATTTGGTAATTAATTCAATATTTTTCTACTAAATGAACTGAATATATTGGGTTTGTGGACACAACGAGATATTTCAATGCTGTTGTGTTGAGGTTTGGGAAATGTAAATGATCAACATGAaatcttttaaatataaatatttaaaagatcGGTTGTTGGACGGATGAAATGTAAAATACCATACAAACCAAAAAGCCTTTACATGGATATATATAttacatgcttcactatgcacagactgtaaacatgtaaataaaaacagcaaaatcatttttagctgagtcatgtttgggctgttaaTTTCTTCTCTCTTGGGAGaataatatttgtgacacagttggagaattatgtctttaaaatgactcagcacaaatgtgttattaacagcttcatacgttcataaatggtttAAAATTACTGTATCAGAgtaatatcagtatcagtagatacttgtTTTTGATGTCGGGACAGctatattattaaatgtatagTATGTAAAATTATGAATGGAGAAAAACGTCATGAACAAGAACGCTATTTTATTCCGAATAACACTGATTACTGgtgtttcagtctgtttttaaatcttggttaaatgtgtcacttattttgtttagttataaattcacatttatcaTTGAATCTGTTAATACACATGAGagtaaaaataattaacagGTCATAAAATATACAGCAAATGTTCTAAATATCTGCTGTATAATGCAAAAACTACTGAGAATGGATCACAGTATTATGggatttttgatttgaattatataaataatattatacaaCTCACATTCAAGGATTTGAATAATCACCCATGAGTTTAACTGtaattgtcaaaaatgtcatgacaTGAACGCAGtcatacatataaaataaacattattacaGTAAACAAATGCATGTAATGAGgttttaatgaaataattgaTGGAGATTATGAAATCtacattgtcttgtgtttgcaGATTCAAGCTCTATATGATAtcaacattttgttatttttttgtttatttaaagagtTCAAACtgataagttttttttaacttagagccgttctgtgtgttttcctggaAGTAAACTTCTGGTTGGTTTTCTAAGCGGCTTATCTGagggttggttttttttgttatgtaaaGCTCTTTCCTTTGGCTTCGGTGTCCAGACTGGAGGCATCAcactgaatgactgaatgaatgaggtGCAGTGAGACGAGCAACAAAAAGTTCTTTTAGCAAGAATGATTCACCTTTTAAATACACGTGTGGacattttaaatccataaaaaaagtcaattatTACCTATATTCTATGATTCCATTCAGCATATTAGCCTGAGCCCTGTGGTGTTTTGTAGTCTTTACAGGTTTGTGCTTTCATGTTCAGCCCACACCACAggtgttttcctcttttttccactttattaggtacggcGTTTAGGGACagcaacttcttcttcttcgtcagTTTTTATTTACTAAATGGAGCTCCAGCCTCCAACCTGGAGGACTAGTGTGCACCTCTTTGTCTGGACCCTACCCTATGGTGGCATGGGTGGCCCTAACAGGAGCTCTGAGGGTCACTCAGGGTCACACCACACCAAGGTCGACAGATGAGGTACACGGGACACATAAAAGAGTGGCATCTGGTCCTGTAGACCATCTACTTGCGTCGTCTTCATGCCTCAGTTGTAGTGACTGTCGCCTTCATATCAATCCAAATTGGTCTGTGCCATTCACCTTTGACCGCCGGCATCGACAAGACATTTTTGCCCCAATATTTTCACTGAATATTTTCCCTTTAAAGTCCAAATTGTAAATTCTACAGAGGGTCGTACTTGAAAATCCCAGACAACCGagccatgttcaaagtcacttaaatcccatattttttaaagttagttttaaCTTCAACTGGTCATCTTAACCACGTCTACACTCACTCAAGTCAAAGCACAACCAAAGGTGGATTTAATATCCATGGGTAACTCGTTCCAAAGTTTGGGGTCAGCCACAGAAAAGGCCCGCTTGGCCCCGAGTAGATGTATgtattaacaagcagttgaacaggttgCCCTAATGAAGTGTTAACAGCTGTTTCCATTGCGGCAACTTAATTAATGGTCAACCTATGAACAGTTTGTATAgtaggaaaacaaaatgtggacTTGAGATTCCCAGGATTACAGGAGACACCGTTGTGCTCGGATGCGATCACGCGGCTCAGTGATCTCTCGTGTTACTGATGGATGCTTTTTAATCGCTGACACAAGCTCACAGCCAAGCTCCATCGCAccggagagggaggaggaggaggtagaggagaaggaggaggtggtggtggtggtggcttcAATCACCATCTGTTGAGCGATCCACCGCCGCCGCCCTGTCCTCCCAAGCTCATTCATCTTTGTCCCTGCTCATCCAGGCCCATGGAAAACGGCACACAGTCAATAACCCCTAAATCACCCAGGCACCCGTTGATGAGGTGAAATTATGAATTCACGTCCACGTCAGGCGGACACCGACAGCGGCCTCCAAACTTTGCCTCGCGCGCATGTGTGACCAGATGGTCATAGAACAATAGGCAGGGGCATGAAGATGAGGTGGTCAAGGATGAAATCTACAGAAGCATATTGCATTCCCctaaaatcatttgttttaatgagatTTTTTGGCGGTAGATGAGTTTTCCCGCGTGAACGAGATAGCGGAGAAGCTTCCCAGAAGATGTGCAGTTGTTCAGTTTAATCGagttttgctttgctttgctttgggTTTGAGACATTGGGACATTCCCCTGTCTTTAAGTATAACATTGATAGAATTGTTATTAGTTTTGTCGACTTTGCCGGTGTTCAGACGCAAAAGAACACTAGGATCTGCTTGAGATTCCTCAAGTCAATTTCCTCAAATCCTCAAATCAAGACACATCCACCGACACAAATTGTACATTAAAGCATTAATTgtttaaactaaattaactcaaTACTGGCTCCTACACAGTCTTTTCACCTCTCTCTCAGTAACACGTCTTTAAAACTGAAATCTATACTTGGTTTCACTCCAACGcagaaaccaaaacaattaAGGCCTGCGCTCAAATGATAGCCTACAGTCAGAACTGGACTATGATGCCCTCACAGTGGATGACGTCAGGGTGGaatttaaaaatcaaacttttttgtttcagctgctgctttaAGTCTTGTGTGTCCTGCTCTGCTCTAGTCAGTGCTGCAGTGGATTAGTCAGCTGTATTTACTTCAAGGTGgtgcagagcgagagagagagagggagcagagggagaCGTGAAGGAGCCTCAGATCAGATCAGTGTTTAAGTTTTCAGATCTTCACAATGCAGCACATCTACATGCACAGCCATGAGCACTTTGAAGTCTTCACCACTGTCCTTGCTCCACAAGGTGAGTGAAAAACGGCGTCCGCAGTGAAGCGTGGTGTGGCATGacattatttacagtgttaGATGTTTGGCATCTATGCTGACGGAAGTGATTAATAAGTAATGGTCTTCTTTCCAATGTCAATCACTTCAATGCTGAAGGACAAGGTTGCGTTGACTCTGAAAGAACTGTGATGATAAAACTCTTCATTTTTGCTGACTCACAGGGAGATATCGACACAGAGCTGAGGCTGAGCAGGCAAGTGAACGTTCTTCTTCATGCAAACATCCACTCCCTGATAGAAAGCTGAATATTTGCCTGCATTCTCTATGTACTGTCATGTGTTCCTCATACTCCAAAGTGACGGATGTGAGTTTGACATTGATGTCAATCAATTTCCTGTCCCTCCATTATGTGTTTCCATTTAACTAATTCCGCAGAGGAATATGTGCCACATTTAGGTGGAACAGATAATGAAGAGTAGAGCCAGATTTAGGGTTTCTATTTCACCGCACAGCTTAGTCTCGGACTCTCGGATAATCCCGCTCCATTCACTTCATTCATCTGACCCGCAGACTGCACAGCACCGGACACTGACGACGACACCTTACGTCATTGCAACCAGACTGAtcttatttatgtataaaaataatacagaatTGCAGTTcaggttaataaaaaaaagaggctgcTGCTCTTCTCTGTGTCCATTAGATGGTGGTGGTGCACAGCTACAGGCCTCACTGGCCAGACGAGCTGCAGCTACGTCCGGGTGACGTCATCCTGGTGCTGTCTAAACACGAGGAGGAGAGGTGGTTTGGGAGGAGGCAAGACGGCCAGCAGGGCTACTTCCCCGCCTCCTGTGTGATGGAGCTGAGCCAGGTTGGTTTGTGCTCAGCAATGCAGTAAgactgctctctgctgctgctgcgagagAGGAGATTGTGCTTTATTTTGACCATGTTGACTatcagcttctgtgaggatTTTATTATCTTGCAACGCTTTCATTATTTCTGTTGAAATATTTTGATAGGGTTATATTTAAAGGAAGATGTGACTGGTTCACTTCAAGATTCTAATCTCTTCCAAGTGAGACCTAGAATTACAAAAAATTGTAGTTTTTTACGATGCAAGGTCTAAtaaaaaaggtcacatttaGGCTTTAGTGAAAGTCAGTTGCAATATGGGAAATGTAGGATCCGGTGACTATCTCATGTCTGTATTATTTGCTTATAAATGACGTATGTATAACTTGCTTTTTGGGGCATCAAAATCAggcattttcatttattaagtATAAGCTAAAATGAAACGAAAGGTTTCATAGGTTTCTGTGCCCTACAAATGTCTAACCCGGGCATAGAAAAGCACAACAATGCCTCCACCTGCTGAGAAAACTGAGGACTCTGAACTATATCAGCACTCTGTGACCAGAAAGGCTATCTATCTAAATGATTTTCAGCAAAAATTGTTATAATAAGCACAAATTAAGGACATTATCAAAAGCAGCGTCGATGcgacattttttgttttcactctcagATGCATCGTCCTCCCAAAGACCTGCACAGGACTTTGTCTCTGAGAAGCTCGGCGTGGGACGGCAACTCAGGTGTGCGCAGAAGACAGACAAAGTAAGTGTGAACTCACACAAcactaacaaaaacacaaacacatgtatgcCCCCTtcaaaaacatgtatgtatacacacatcacacacaaacagcagcagtcagcagcagcagccagcagctGTTCAACACATCCCCCCATCACCAAAGTCCTGTCCCTCTGCTCTCCACCCAGCGCCCCTGAACAGGTGGTCCTCTTGTCCCTCATTAGATGACAAAGCACGCTgattactacacacacacacacacacacaccagtcaatCCCCTCTCACTGCATTGCATCTCATTAAAAGAAGCGGGGAAAGAGAAGTCTTTGTAGTTTCTCATCTGAAagagaaatgtaaatatgagcaaacattaaaacaatactCAGGTAACTACTTCTATTCcggtcttcatcttcatcttttaTCTCCAAATACGATAGGACGCAGTATCTCTTGCAGTTTCTGTGAATGTAGATGACTTTTTTATTACACgtcaacaaatgcacacaggtttgtgcagctatttgTCTTAGAATAGCTACACAAACATCCATTAATAGACATAaaccataaccaattaatgCCTAAACATAAACTTAAactgacttgttttttgtttttgtttttgggacTATACCACTTTTATGATAGCGATATTTGTCTgatagtcattttagaccaggggtctgcaacctatTGCTCTAGAGCCGCATGTGGCTCTTCAACACTGCTGCAGTGGCTCCCTATAGCTTGGAAAAAAATgcgtttttctttatttccttgcTTTCAAAGTGGACAATTTTCTAGGGATCAAGGCGAAGAAAATAAAGCAGTAAAGCGTAATATTGCGTCCACTAAAATATGtgtcaaatattgatattggaAACGTCCCAGAACCTGACAAACTTGtgtctttttctacttttttagattccataaatgcaacaaactatgtttttatatacagttatatattatatctatatataaaaccTTATACATTATACTATCAGGTTTTTAGTGGCTCCAGATTTCATTTAATTGGGTGCAGAAgggacaaaaatggctcttttaacagtaaaggttgcagacccctgtcTTTTAGGACCACtggccctgacaaggtcagtgtttatgccagaaaaaggtcctaaagaggtaagaaacacacacacacacacacacatactacacaGAGCCCTCTGTAGAGCTCCGTGCCTGTCTTCTCTACCAGCAGAGGAATTTGGGTCATGAGGAATAAACAGGGcctttgtgtttgttatttccTCTTTGTCCCCCAGTGGACACATTCTGCAGGGGCTCAGGAgggggagcagaggaggagtggcAGGAGCAACAGGAGGGGTAGGAGGTGGACTGGCACTGGATGAGGGTCGCGGCGAGAGCAAGAACCCGTTCTTGGCGCACAGGCCCCAGATCCCTCTTCCTCAGCCTGTGGCCTCCCAACCTCAGAGCCACAGATCCCCGGGTCTGCTCCACAGGATTCTATCCAAGTGCCGGAAAAAGACTGAATGCCAGGGAGCCACCAATGGGGCCTTCGAGGGCGACTAGGAGGCCCGTCTCTTTGTCCCTGGGTGACTGAGCCCGAGCTCACTGTGGGGACGTGGTGGAAGCAATATGAGCGAGTCTCCATTGCAATTATCGGTTGTTCTCGACTTGGCTGCATTTCAGGAAACCAAAGAggccaaacacaacaaactgtgaatgcacacacacacacaccacctgaTCATATGGACAGTGTCCGCTGTGATGCAAGGTGTGACATGCCTGAAAATGTGAATGTACAGCTACAGTTTGGTCCTTGTTTTTCAGCATGGAAAgatgaaattaaatatatatatatatagtatatgtatgATCACAGTCAACAAGGTAGTGATACAGTAAGTGCATGTTCATGTAactcaaatatcaaatatctaaTCTCTCAGTCACAAGACAGCGACCCACAGCTTTTAGGTGTGTAGTCATGGTCAGGACAACTCGCTGAAGTTTAGGCTGAGCATCACAACGGGGAGGAAAAGGTGATTTGTGTGACGTATGGAAGGGGGCTGACCTTTTACTGTGGATTTTTCACACGCAACAATCTCTGGGGTTTACAGAGTATGGTccggaaaagagaaaaaatctAGTTACAGTAACTCACATAACCACTTGTTGCAAAGTatgcaaaaaaaaccttgaaccttgaagtAAATTGGCGACAGCAGAAGAGGAGCACATCGTGTCTGTACCtgataaagtggctggtgagtgtatttGCTGTATAATACTCAAATCCAAATCCTGACCAGCGTCCATCTCTGTATTTCAGTGGAAACATGCCTCACTATATTAcctcatacatacatactctTGTTCATTTTCCTCCGAGCACACTGGGCCTCCCTCCTATTTTATAGAAAACTCTCTCAAGCGAAAGGAAGTGTAATTGAGGCCTGCccgaaagaagaaaaaaaatcctcgCCGAAAGACCAGGGGATTGTGCCAGTTACCCCAGCAACACTAAAGCAGCCCTCAGAAGTCACGTCTTCTTCTGTGGTGCCTCGCAGCGTGTCCCCCCCCCCGTGAAAGAAGGGGCAGTGCAGGGTAGACTGTAGTTTCCCTTCTCGCAGAGGACACAAACACCGAGCCGTGTCCTCACCTTGGCCTTGACCTTTGTGGGAAATCAcagtgctcctcctcctcccccactgTTTGATATAATCCTTTGTAATAAAGACTGTGGGAGGCAGTCGCTCTGGGGCCAGTGTTTCTGAGGCATTTCTTGCCTCTCCACTGTTGTCTCCTGTGCAactgtgcatgtacagtacTGCTGTACACCGTTAGGGCTTATCTCTGGATGACTTATTCAACTGGGAGTGACGGAGAATACCTCGGCATAAAGAGGATTACAGACTTTAACAAGGTTTCTTTGATAAAAGGAATAATCTACTGTATAATACGGGTATGGATTGAAGGcgtgtaaaaaagaaagaaagagacatcACTTCTCTTGACAGCTgctggcttcttcttttttttcctccaccgGGGGATTAGCGCTCACTTACATTATGCTCGAATGTGATTTATTCAGATTCAATAAGGCTTCAAAACATAGCAAGCCCCGAGTCAAGCAGGAGGCAGACTCACCTCAAACGCTGcgtatacagacacacacacacacacacacacacaagtggaaaTAGTGACCTATATATGAGGGCGGAAAGGCCATGGTCCAATTttaactctcacacacaccaacacacacacaatcccagGGCTGTGAACTCTCCCGCCCAAAAGTGTCCCTATCCCTGCTGTTTTGTGCCGTCTTCTGGGGaatgggggggcggggggagagCCGGAGGAGGGGTAACAGGGTGCCTGCCAGATGACTGTTCTGTCAGCCTTATAATGGGCTGCCATCTGCTGTCTAGCATACACAAAGGCAAAcactgggtgtgtgtgcgtgtgcttgccGATGGGTGTGTGCTTCGAGGAAGTGGGCAGAGAAGATCTGGATGGATGTTCGGGGACTGTGTTGTGTCTTGGGTGCACAAGGTAGACACAAATATCTTGGTTAATGCCAAGGCAGAAAATGCAGAGTACTTCCAGGTTTTTGGTGCATTAAATTACAAAAGGGCAACTGTGGCACACGGCGGGAATAAATCTCTATTTTAACCAGCCTGTGCGCACAAGTTTCCCCCAACCGCATGTCAATAAGTCACTATTAAGCAAGGCGTAGCTTCTCTTAAACACGTGCGTGAAGCATAAGGTGCAAAAGGCCGTGGCTGTCAATAACCAATTAAGAGGAAAAAGGTCCCGACGTCTTTCAACTCGCGGCGCGGGTCACACAAGAACAAAAGGCGCTCTTGTACAAGAATGAGCAAGAAGGGAGGGCCGGATTGATTAAGTAGACACGGTGCGCAATGCGACGCTCGTGTATTTACGTGCATATTGTTTGCGTGCGtgtgcagagctgctgctgctccttcagCAGAAGGCCAGTCATCTTTGCCTCCCTCCATTTGTGGGGGCAATTGAGCGAGTGGGCCTGTAAAACCAACAGCCCCGAGGACAAAAGAAGCCCAGGGGCATTAAGTCACGGGTGAGTGGGCCCCTTTAGGGCCAGCAGCTGACCCTGTGGAGAGGCCTCTTGTTCTGATGGAGGGGGCTCGTGTCTCTGGACCCCCAGGCCAAGTTGACAGCATCCCAACATATACATGCACGCGTGACAGGGGCGTCGTCTTAAAACTACTCAATCAATCCGTCCAACACAGCCTTCAAACATTCACCTGCCTGACTGACTGTCAACTCCACCTgggggacacacacaaaaaaccacaaaatataCTTAAAAGCACAGACTTGCACTCAAGGAATCAGCTTTTTGGCAAAAGCTCAAGGAGGTTTGTAATGCCTGCTGCGAGCATTGTCAGAACACTGTATTACACGGTACACACCATGTAACAAACACTCATTTGTGCTGGGTCACAtggcagagacacaaagagacatttCTGAATAAGAAGAATAGAGGTCATGCAccaaatgcatttattttttacaaattaagtACAAGGTTACAAAGATAGTCGGCGGCTGGATTTCTATGGTATCGCCTGGATTATGAGTTCAACTGCTACAAAATATACTTTGCAAGTGTTACATCTCGTGATTCTCCCGGTAAAAAACGAAAGCAAAAAGTCCAgcgtcttgtgtgtgtgtgtgttattcctCACGCGTAACTACAGTAGTGTATGACAAATGCTACTATCCTGTGTTCTATGTACTTAAGTCCCTAGAACCTACGATGCGTACCAAGATCTTGTTAACATGcggacacatgaacacaaaaccaaaacaacaagtaacaaatatatatatgtacagatcAGAGTCATCTCTCAGTGTCTCGTATGGATGCGAGTCATCTTTCTGTTTTAGAGTCGTGttctgattttctgtttttctcccccccacCAACAAGATTCCCTTTTTTAGTCTCACTTGAACGCTTAACACGGGATAATCCAGATTATGACTAATACTGGTTCCATTAATGCCGATAATACAAAGACCATTTATAGCTGTAGCATTACTTAACCAGATTATGGAAAAGTCTGATTAATGGAAGTTAAAAATGGAAGCGCTGTGTCGTACATTTCCCCGGAATCACTgtgtatttacattacatttaaaaaaaaatgaatgagcaGGCAGGGATCGGGGCCCTCGCTTAAGGGTTTTTGACACACTTGCTGTGGCAGTGATCAATGTAGATATTGCTGTAAtcatttgtgtaaaaatgtgtcatgaaaGGATTATACAACATATGTATGTAGTGCATTTAAAACACGTTTCAGCAGCAGAACAAGAGAAAAGAACAGGTCAAAAAATAACATGGTGTTAAAGTCAGCATCCATAACAAAATGAGAAGACATCTATCTAAGACacatacacgtacacacacacacacacacacacaaataaaaaggacaaGAACAAGCATTTAAActtaaatgagtaaaaaaagtgcaatttgTCTATGATTAGAGGTCAGAGATGGAGTCCCGCTACCTAATAGCAAAGAGCACATTTAAATCAAAGGAATAATCAATAATATGTTACACAATCACAGATTCAACTACACATTAATTTGCTAGAACCTGTCAGTCCAGGGGAG
This genomic interval carries:
- the si:dkey-97a13.12 gene encoding SH3 domain-containing protein 21, yielding MQHIYMHSHEHFEVFTTVLAPQGRYRHRAEAEQMVVVHSYRPHWPDELQLRPGDVILVLSKHEEERWFGRRQDGQQGYFPASCVMELSQMHRPPKDLHRTLSLRSSAWDGNSGVRRRQTNGHILQGLRRGSRGGVAGATGGVGGGLALDEGRGESKNPFLAHRPQIPLPQPVASQPQSHRSPGLLHRILSKCRKKTECQGATNGAFEGD